One Ignavibacteriales bacterium genomic region harbors:
- a CDS encoding PASTA domain-containing protein — protein MKKLLEYPIVQKLLIGLAILIAMILVFDFILLPLYVSGSEINVPNVVGMTEEEAFKTLEDADFNPSIADTSFGVSLPPGRIFLQKPERGKLVKEGRTIYLFVSGGDQIISVPLLKGKSVRDARLFLERIGLKLGSIEEVASTQPKDMVFDQQFAEGTTIRKGQSVGISVSIGKGAGEIIVPDLIGKSLTEAQRVLSDSTLKVGKVNYQISSTLLPNTVLDQYPAPGNKLNSGNTVDLFITKEGKIQELVEFPEEN, from the coding sequence ATGAAAAAACTACTCGAATATCCAATAGTACAAAAACTTCTAATCGGATTAGCTATTCTAATCGCAATGATACTTGTATTTGATTTTATTTTACTACCTCTTTATGTAAGTGGTTCTGAGATCAACGTTCCAAATGTTGTTGGAATGACTGAAGAGGAAGCATTTAAAACTTTAGAGGATGCTGATTTCAATCCTTCAATTGCTGATACTTCTTTTGGGGTATCACTTCCACCGGGAAGAATATTTTTACAAAAACCAGAAAGAGGAAAACTTGTAAAAGAGGGAAGAACAATTTATTTATTTGTTAGCGGCGGAGATCAAATAATTTCTGTTCCCTTATTAAAAGGAAAATCTGTTAGAGATGCTCGATTATTTTTAGAAAGAATCGGATTGAAACTTGGTTCGATTGAGGAAGTAGCTTCCACACAACCAAAAGATATGGTTTTTGATCAACAGTTTGCCGAAGGTACTACAATTAGAAAAGGGCAGAGTGTTGGAATTTCCGTCAGCATCGGAAAAGGTGCGGGAGAAATAATTGTTCCGGATTTAATTGGAAAATCTTTAACTGAAGCACAAAGAGTTTTATCAGACAGCACACTCAAAGTTGGAAAAGTTAATTATCAAATTTCAAGTACCTTGCTACCAAATACTGTTCTCGACCAGTATCCAGCACCCGGAAATAAATTAAACAGCGGAAACACGGTTGATCTCTTTATCACAAAAGAAGGAAAGATTCAGGAACTAGTAGAATTTCCTGAGGAGAATTAA
- a CDS encoding glycosyltransferase family 2 protein encodes MTSLNQKVKVCAVIPFYNEKDFLSDVISETLKFVDIIIAVNDGSTDNSEKTIVDNDDVRIISLDRNYGKGYALQKGFDKCVKENFDYIITLDADKQHNPAFIPDFISHLNKFDIVIGNRLNDTEDMPFQRILSNKITSIFLSLKTGQRILDSQCGYRAYKIDVLKKLNHFLLDMKRKVK; translated from the coding sequence TTGACCAGCTTAAATCAAAAAGTTAAAGTTTGTGCAGTTATTCCTTTTTATAATGAAAAAGATTTTTTATCGGATGTAATTTCTGAAACACTGAAATTTGTTGATATTATTATTGCTGTAAATGATGGGTCAACTGATAATTCAGAAAAAACAATTGTTGATAATGATGATGTCCGAATAATTTCTTTAGATCGGAATTATGGTAAGGGCTATGCGTTGCAAAAAGGTTTTGATAAGTGTGTCAAGGAAAACTTCGATTATATAATTACTCTCGATGCTGATAAGCAGCATAACCCGGCATTTATTCCCGATTTTATTTCTCATCTTAATAAATTTGATATTGTCATTGGAAATAGGCTTAATGATACTGAAGATATGCCGTTTCAGAGAATTCTTAGTAATAAAATTACCTCAATATTTCTATCTTTAAAAACTGGACAAAGGATTTTAGACAGCCAATGCGGATATCGTGCATATAAGATTGATGTTCTAAAAAAGTTAAATCATTTTCTTTTGGATATGAAGCGGAAAGTGAAATGA
- a CDS encoding T9SS type A sorting domain-containing protein: MKNKIIILLVSLMLWESNFAQFENFHWNNPKPQGNDLNVVHYSAGSNVFAAGDYGSILNSTNGGTQWELTTNYLPKNINGKYFVTSTLGFLVGDRGLILKTTDGGTTWEQQSSPIDTTLNSAYFFDQNNGFIVGDDGLLLNTTNGGVNWNNVSFTNYYSLKDIQFADANNGFIVRNSGGVYRSTDTGLTWSLYTSLPTPWLLTDVTFVNSNIGFITSVYTNKIFRTSDGGNSWNEIVLTGANGCNKIVFSDANSGYVFGTLGKIFKSTDVGLNWIELTTGTTASINDAYFITPFVGIAVGAGGIILYTINSGTTWSKLSENDCEYLFSIFFQNSNVGLVTGSKGKILKTTDGGETWVDKSVSNSLYPIDVVLFNSGLGYFIDYYGLGIYKTTDTGENWNYHTFSGFNGNPAKIKFLDDNIGFIVGINGGISRSTNSGDSWNVIASGTTSSLWGVDFLNSNTGIAVGADGIILKTIDGGSTWNSIVSGSTAFLRDIAYRNASTLFVIGDNGEFLKSTNGGDSWNTVILPTNESLTRIKFLNTNEGIIIGYAGTLLTSSDGGETWVVKQTNTNKSFSDFVIKDTTGIFVTGELGVIISFSPSIIPVELLSFNASVDGDNVNLDWQTATELNNFGFSIERKQVFSPQSAVSNDEWKQIVFVNGYGTTTESKSYTFLDEKLTSSKYQYRLKQIDFDGTFEYSNIIEIEIGIPVKYFLEQNYPNPFNPSTKISWRSPVSGYQTLKVYDVLGNEVVTLVNEFKPSGNYEVEFNASKLSSGVYFYKLQVGDFTSTKKMQLIK; encoded by the coding sequence ATGAAAAATAAAATAATAATACTTTTAGTATCATTGATGTTATGGGAATCAAATTTCGCCCAGTTTGAAAATTTTCATTGGAATAATCCAAAGCCGCAGGGCAATGATCTTAATGTTGTTCATTATTCAGCAGGATCAAATGTTTTTGCTGCCGGTGATTATGGTTCAATCTTAAATTCAACAAATGGTGGAACTCAGTGGGAACTTACCACAAATTATTTACCAAAAAATATAAATGGAAAATATTTTGTTACGAGTACTTTAGGTTTTTTAGTCGGCGATAGAGGATTAATCTTAAAAACGACAGATGGTGGAACTACTTGGGAACAACAAAGCTCACCAATAGATACAACCTTAAATAGCGCTTACTTCTTTGATCAAAATAATGGCTTTATTGTAGGAGATGATGGATTACTGCTGAATACAACTAATGGCGGCGTAAATTGGAATAATGTTTCTTTCACAAATTATTATTCACTTAAAGATATTCAATTTGCTGATGCAAATAACGGGTTTATAGTTAGAAATTCTGGTGGTGTGTATAGATCGACAGATACCGGATTAACTTGGTCGCTTTATACATCCTTACCCACTCCCTGGTTATTAACAGATGTAACATTTGTCAATAGTAATATTGGATTTATCACTTCTGTTTATACTAATAAGATATTTAGAACAAGTGATGGCGGAAATAGTTGGAATGAAATTGTACTTACTGGAGCTAATGGTTGTAATAAAATCGTTTTTTCTGATGCTAATTCTGGTTATGTATTTGGTACCCTAGGTAAAATATTTAAATCAACTGATGTAGGTTTAAATTGGATCGAATTAACAACTGGAACTACAGCTAGCATAAATGATGCTTACTTCATTACACCATTTGTTGGAATTGCTGTTGGTGCAGGGGGGATAATTTTATATACAATAAATAGTGGTACAACATGGTCTAAGTTATCAGAAAATGATTGCGAGTATTTGTTCTCAATATTTTTTCAAAATTCAAATGTTGGTCTCGTCACTGGATCAAAAGGTAAAATACTAAAAACCACTGACGGTGGTGAAACTTGGGTGGATAAGAGCGTATCTAATAGTCTTTATCCAATTGATGTTGTATTGTTCAATTCTGGTTTAGGCTATTTTATTGACTATTACGGCCTTGGTATATATAAAACTACTGATACTGGCGAAAATTGGAATTATCATACTTTTAGTGGTTTCAATGGTAATCCTGCCAAAATAAAATTTTTAGATGATAATATAGGATTTATTGTTGGTATTAATGGTGGAATATCAAGATCAACAAATTCTGGTGATAGTTGGAATGTAATTGCGTCTGGTACCACATCCAGTTTATGGGGAGTCGATTTTCTAAATTCAAATACTGGGATTGCTGTTGGTGCAGATGGAATAATTTTAAAAACTATTGATGGAGGTTCTACTTGGAATTCAATTGTTAGTGGCTCAACTGCATTCTTAAGGGATATTGCGTATAGAAATGCAAGTACACTTTTTGTAATTGGTGATAATGGAGAATTCTTAAAATCTACAAATGGTGGAGATAGTTGGAATACTGTAATACTTCCAACAAATGAAAGTCTGACAAGAATAAAATTCTTAAATACAAACGAGGGAATAATTATTGGCTATGCTGGTACACTATTAACTTCATCTGATGGCGGAGAAACCTGGGTCGTTAAGCAAACGAATACAAATAAATCATTTAGTGATTTTGTAATAAAAGACACAACAGGAATATTTGTGACAGGCGAATTGGGAGTGATAATAAGTTTTTCTCCTTCTATAATTCCTGTAGAGTTATTATCATTTAATGCTTCCGTTGATGGTGATAATGTCAATCTAGATTGGCAAACTGCAACAGAGTTAAATAATTTCGGGTTTAGCATAGAAAGAAAACAAGTCTTCAGTCCACAGTCTGCCGTAAGTAATGATGAGTGGAAACAAATTGTTTTTGTAAACGGCTATGGAACAACAACGGAATCTAAATCATATACTTTTTTAGATGAAAAATTAACTTCTAGCAAATATCAGTACCGACTAAAACAAATTGATTTCGATGGGACATTTGAGTATTCAAATATAATTGAAATTGAGATTGGAATTCCAGTTAAATATTTTTTAGAACAAAACTATCCAAATCCATTTAATCCAAGTACAAAAATAAGTTGGCGATCACCAGTGAGTGGTTATCAAACATTAAAAGTTTACGATGTACTTGGAAACGAAGTTGTTACTCTTGTAAATGAATTTAAACCATCTGGAAATTATGAAGTGGAGTTTAATGCTTCTAAACTTTCAAGCGGCGTTTATTTTTACAAATTGCAGGTAGGCGATTTCACGTCAACAAAAAAAATGCAGCTAATTAAATAA
- a CDS encoding DUF814 domain-containing protein, with protein sequence MKVRRSDIVRDSEILLNVLQDIFTKPPAIYTDEVTAEIHIGFDSLKIFSKLDKQLFESIVQAFNLFLIKKYQYEEKNKKLKRIILYLDRELKKYSSRLNNLTAVLEKGPQDDLYARMANLLLINLNNIHSGLSEIEVDDIYNPGSRIHIKLDSKLSAKRNVDRYFEKARDSKINFEKSSKLYLSSKKEFERLISYQQKIENNPILEDINQVMNELKIKDEEKSNFFEDIGAKFKHYLIENKYHVYVGKDSLNNDLLTTKFAKQNDFWFHARSVSGSHVVLIVENTKEAIPKNILKKAASLAAYHSKAKSAGIVPVSYTLKKYVSKRKGSPAGQVSLLKEEVLLVKPEIPLDVEYLTE encoded by the coding sequence GTGAAGGTTCGAAGATCTGATATTGTAAGAGATTCTGAAATACTATTAAATGTTTTGCAGGATATTTTTACTAAACCTCCTGCAATCTATACTGATGAAGTTACTGCTGAAATACATATTGGATTTGATTCACTAAAAATATTTTCGAAACTGGATAAACAATTATTTGAAAGTATTGTTCAAGCTTTTAACCTCTTTTTGATTAAAAAATATCAGTACGAAGAAAAGAATAAAAAGTTAAAAAGGATAATTTTATATCTGGATAGAGAACTGAAGAAATATTCTTCACGTTTAAATAATCTGACTGCGGTTTTAGAAAAAGGTCCGCAAGATGATCTTTACGCAAGAATGGCAAATCTGCTTTTGATTAATTTGAATAATATTCATTCGGGACTCTCTGAAATTGAGGTTGATGATATATATAATCCAGGCAGCAGAATTCATATTAAGTTGGATAGTAAACTATCAGCAAAAAGAAATGTTGATAGATATTTTGAAAAGGCACGAGATAGTAAAATTAATTTTGAAAAATCGAGCAAATTATATTTAAGTTCTAAAAAAGAATTTGAAAGATTGATATCTTATCAACAAAAAATAGAAAATAATCCAATATTAGAGGATATAAATCAAGTAATGAATGAATTAAAAATTAAAGATGAAGAAAAATCAAATTTTTTTGAAGATATAGGAGCAAAATTCAAACATTATCTTATAGAAAATAAGTATCACGTTTACGTTGGCAAGGATTCATTAAATAACGATTTGTTAACTACAAAGTTTGCTAAACAAAATGATTTTTGGTTTCATGCTAGATCTGTTTCGGGATCACATGTTGTTCTGATAGTCGAAAATACAAAGGAAGCTATTCCTAAAAACATTCTTAAAAAAGCAGCATCCCTTGCGGCATATCACAGCAAAGCTAAAAGTGCGGGAATCGTTCCTGTGTCTTACACTCTGAAAAAATACGTATCAAAACGAAAAGGATCGCCTGCAGGTCAAGTTTCATTACTTAAAGAAGAGGTTTTGTTAGTAAAACCAGAAATTCCGTTGGATGTAGAATATTTAACAGAGTAA
- a CDS encoding CHAD domain-containing protein, whose product MKRKWEIDKLKVSKQFKRTANTILESRIKSLLIYVDKYFKDLSVKSLHDVRIALRRVRYSMELFIVCYDKKKYLKLYNIIQKLQDSSGNVRDVDISLENINTLTIENQIEIDSKIITKANEKKVSLEEIFRVELAKFASSNVLKDFLKQLS is encoded by the coding sequence ATGAAGCGTAAATGGGAAATTGACAAGCTTAAAGTCTCAAAACAGTTTAAGAGAACAGCAAATACGATTTTAGAAAGCCGCATTAAAAGTCTACTTATTTATGTTGATAAATATTTCAAGGATTTATCTGTCAAGAGTCTGCACGATGTTAGAATTGCGTTACGTAGAGTTAGATATTCAATGGAGTTATTTATTGTTTGTTATGATAAGAAAAAGTATTTAAAGTTATACAATATCATTCAGAAGCTACAGGATTCTTCCGGTAATGTTAGAGATGTTGATATTTCTTTAGAAAACATAAACACTTTAACGATCGAAAATCAAATTGAAATTGATTCTAAAATCATTACTAAAGCAAATGAAAAAAAAGTATCTTTAGAAGAAATATTTAGAGTTGAATTGGCGAAGTTTGCCTCGAGTAATGTTCTTAAGGATTTTCTAAAACAATTATCTTAA
- a CDS encoding ribulose-phosphate 3-epimerase has protein sequence MKLLAPSILSADLSNLAQQIRLVEMSGADWIHCDIMDGHFVPNITFGPVIVKAAKKSTRLPLDVHLMIKNPDNYLEDFRNAGADIISVHFEEVVHLNRTVNRIKELGAKAGVVINPSTPVASLKDIAEYIDLLLIMTVNPGFGGQSFISNSERRIAEAVELKKSLSANFLIEVDGGINRHTIKSVSKAGCDVFVAGSSIFHSDNISASTTELKNLINS, from the coding sequence ATGAAACTATTAGCTCCGTCAATTTTATCAGCCGATCTTTCAAATCTTGCTCAACAAATTAGATTGGTTGAAATGAGCGGTGCAGACTGGATTCATTGTGATATTATGGATGGACATTTTGTTCCTAATATTACTTTTGGACCTGTTATTGTTAAAGCTGCAAAAAAATCTACTAGGCTACCACTTGATGTTCATTTGATGATTAAAAATCCTGATAATTATTTAGAAGATTTTCGAAATGCAGGCGCAGATATTATTTCAGTCCATTTTGAAGAAGTTGTTCATCTGAACAGAACAGTAAATCGTATAAAAGAATTAGGCGCAAAAGCAGGCGTTGTAATAAATCCATCTACTCCTGTTGCATCTTTAAAAGATATCGCTGAATACATAGATTTGCTTTTAATTATGACTGTTAATCCGGGATTTGGCGGACAAAGTTTTATTTCAAATTCTGAACGTCGAATAGCAGAAGCAGTAGAGTTAAAAAAATCTTTAAGTGCAAATTTCTTGATTGAAGTTGATGGCGGAATAAATAGACATACCATAAAGTCAGTTTCAAAGGCTGGTTGCGATGTATTTGTTGCAGGTTCATCCATCTTTCATTCGGATAATATTTCAGCGTCAACAACTGAGTTGAAGAATTTAATTAATTCATAA
- a CDS encoding OmpA family protein, whose protein sequence is MKKLVYLFVIVGLVAMSQQNYAQFKDWGTKFGIRGSILFPENEFANLGFSGNDNTSFDWFKASWLGEAFFGFELTKALELSINGGYGKYSGVAMFGEGTDVGESYETTIIPIHLRFKVAPFDVKGWNPYFYIGGGVMNFSADTKPANVGGKTTEEDGWVAIVPAGIGAEFALGERVLLDFALGGALSSTYDLDSYRSGPDDIWDAYLNASLGLTFTGENCKADKDMDGLGKCDEKKIGTDPLNADTDGDGLNDGEEFLNLKTDPLKVDTDGDGLTDGDEVMKYKTDPLVVDTDGDGLADGDEVMKYKTDPLVVDTDKDGLKDSDEVMKYKTNPVKADTDGEGLTDGDEVMKYKTDPLKADTDGEGLSDSEEVLKHKTNPLAKDTDDGSVDDYTEVKRGTDPLNAEDDVVKIGVPIVLEGIMFDVAKATIRPESEDKLMKALKTLTTYQDISVEISGHTDSDGSAKSNQKLSLARAESVKAWLVAKGIDANRITTMGYGEDKPIADNKTKEGKQKNRRIEFTRTK, encoded by the coding sequence ATGAAAAAACTAGTCTATTTGTTCGTAATCGTAGGATTGGTTGCAATGAGCCAACAAAACTACGCACAGTTTAAAGATTGGGGAACAAAATTCGGTATTCGCGGAAGTATTTTATTCCCTGAAAATGAATTTGCAAATTTAGGGTTCAGTGGTAATGATAACACATCATTCGACTGGTTCAAAGCTTCCTGGCTAGGTGAAGCATTTTTTGGTTTCGAATTAACAAAAGCATTAGAACTTTCCATTAATGGCGGTTACGGAAAATATTCCGGAGTAGCTATGTTTGGTGAAGGAACTGATGTTGGTGAATCATACGAAACCACAATAATTCCAATCCATTTAAGATTTAAAGTTGCTCCTTTTGATGTAAAAGGTTGGAACCCTTATTTCTACATCGGTGGTGGAGTTATGAATTTTAGTGCTGATACAAAACCAGCTAATGTTGGTGGAAAAACTACCGAAGAGGATGGTTGGGTTGCTATTGTTCCAGCTGGTATTGGTGCTGAATTTGCTCTTGGTGAAAGAGTATTATTAGATTTTGCTCTTGGCGGAGCTCTCTCTTCTACATATGATCTTGATTCATATCGATCAGGTCCTGATGATATTTGGGATGCTTATTTGAATGCTTCTTTAGGTTTAACATTTACTGGTGAAAACTGCAAAGCAGACAAAGATATGGACGGCTTAGGTAAATGTGATGAAAAGAAAATCGGTACAGACCCATTAAATGCTGATACAGATGGCGACGGACTAAATGACGGTGAAGAATTCTTGAATTTGAAAACCGATCCTTTAAAAGTTGATACTGACGGTGATGGCTTAACCGACGGCGATGAAGTTATGAAATACAAAACTGATCCTTTAGTTGTTGATACTGATGGTGATGGTTTAGCTGATGGTGACGAAGTCATGAAATACAAAACCGATCCTTTGGTTGTTGATACTGATAAAGACGGCTTAAAAGACAGTGATGAAGTTATGAAATACAAAACCAATCCTGTTAAAGCTGATACAGACGGTGAAGGCTTAACTGATGGTGATGAAGTTATGAAATACAAAACAGATCCATTAAAAGCTGATACTGATGGCGAAGGCCTAAGTGATTCTGAAGAAGTACTAAAACACAAAACAAATCCATTAGCAAAAGATACTGATGATGGTTCCGTTGATGATTATACCGAAGTTAAACGCGGTACAGATCCATTAAACGCAGAAGATGACGTTGTTAAAATTGGTGTTCCAATCGTATTAGAAGGAATCATGTTCGATGTAGCTAAAGCTACAATCAGACCAGAATCAGAAGACAAACTAATGAAAGCTCTAAAAACACTTACTACTTATCAAGATATATCTGTTGAAATAAGCGGACATACTGATAGTGATGGAAGTGCAAAGAGCAATCAAAAACTTTCTCTTGCTAGAGCTGAATCAGTTAAAGCTTGGTTAGTTGCAAAAGGTATCGATGCTAATAGAATTACCACAATGGGCTATGGCGAAGACAAACCAATTGCTGATAACAAAACAAAAGAAGGCAAGCAAAAGAATAGAAGAATTGAGTTCACAAGAACTAAATAA
- a CDS encoding class I SAM-dependent RNA methyltransferase, which yields MYDYQKNSIYFAQVPGMMEELCEQELIELGAKNTKVSYRGIYFEADHFTLYKINYTARTISRVLAPLKSFYCNNANAIMKTAELIEWEKIFSLDQTFSITSSVSKSTINNSLYASQVLKDGIADYFRAKFDKRPNVDTGSPDVRFNLFIEKDKAILSLDTSGESLHKRGYRLLAGEAPMQETLAAAIIRLSKWDGEKPLLDCMCGSGTIICEALMLYCKIPAQKLRKNFGFFHLPDFDESIWIQVRNEADSKIIPLPKELIYGSDKSQITLKVAQENLSRLPYSDSIEIAAQPFQHINQFENGVLITNPPYGIRLGERSEVEILYRELGDFIKTKCKGTTAFIYTGEPTLRKYIGLKTSKRIPLVNGKLEGVLLQIDSYEGSKKAKYQKKEDESK from the coding sequence ATGTACGATTATCAAAAAAATAGCATTTATTTTGCACAAGTTCCCGGGATGATGGAAGAATTATGTGAACAGGAATTAATTGAGCTTGGTGCGAAAAATACAAAAGTCTCATATCGTGGAATATATTTTGAAGCTGATCATTTTACTTTGTATAAAATAAATTACACTGCTAGAACAATCTCGCGAGTATTAGCGCCGCTAAAATCATTTTATTGCAATAACGCTAACGCGATTATGAAAACTGCTGAACTAATTGAATGGGAAAAGATATTTTCATTAGATCAAACATTTTCAATAACATCATCTGTTTCAAAAAGCACAATCAACAATTCATTGTACGCATCACAAGTGTTAAAAGATGGAATTGCCGATTACTTCCGTGCAAAGTTTGATAAAAGACCAAATGTTGACACAGGTAGTCCGGATGTAAGGTTTAATTTATTTATTGAAAAAGATAAAGCAATTTTAAGTCTGGATACTTCAGGTGAGTCTTTACATAAAAGGGGATACAGACTCCTTGCAGGTGAAGCTCCGATGCAAGAGACTCTTGCTGCCGCAATTATTAGATTAAGTAAATGGGATGGCGAAAAGCCACTGCTTGATTGTATGTGTGGTTCAGGTACAATTATTTGCGAAGCACTAATGCTCTACTGTAAAATTCCAGCACAAAAACTTAGAAAGAATTTTGGGTTTTTCCATTTGCCTGATTTTGATGAATCTATATGGATTCAAGTTAGAAATGAAGCTGATAGTAAAATAATACCTCTGCCAAAAGAACTAATTTATGGCAGTGATAAATCACAGATTACTCTTAAAGTTGCACAAGAAAATTTGTCACGACTTCCATATTCGGATTCAATTGAAATAGCGGCGCAGCCGTTCCAGCACATTAATCAATTTGAAAATGGTGTTCTGATTACTAATCCACCGTATGGAATTAGGCTTGGTGAAAGAAGTGAAGTTGAGATCCTGTATAGAGAGCTCGGTGATTTTATAAAGACAAAATGTAAAGGCACAACTGCTTTTATTTATACCGGCGAGCCAACTTTAAGAAAATATATCGGTCTAAAAACTTCAAAAAGAATTCCTTTGGTAAATGGAAAATTGGAAGGCGTACTTTTACAGATTGATAGTTATGAGGGAAGTAAAAAAGCAAAGTATCAGAAGAAAGAAGATGAATCCAAGTAA
- a CDS encoding TIGR00159 family protein, with translation MIDLFKIGFLTITLSDVIDIAIVSFIFYKLYTILRGTVAAQIVIGLLVIILVSFLSQLLNFRAVSRLLTLITDIWVIAFVILFQPEIRRLLVLLARNRFFRVFAKTESHEVSDVIVDAAFQLSQHQHGALIVLIKSSGIRGFAETGEIINARLSAPLLTSIFYPRSALHDGAVIVNKSFIEAARCTLPLSQSTSIKGEALGMRHRAGLGISEQADVISVIVSEETGSISVAENGELVKGLSKEALRRRINRGLRAPEKKGWKGFIDQLKSKS, from the coding sequence ATGATTGATCTTTTTAAAATAGGTTTTCTTACAATAACGCTTTCGGATGTAATTGATATTGCTATTGTTTCATTTATTTTTTACAAATTATATACGATTTTGCGCGGAACAGTTGCAGCACAAATTGTAATTGGACTATTAGTAATTATTTTAGTTTCATTCCTATCACAACTTCTTAATTTTAGAGCCGTAAGCAGACTCTTAACTTTAATAACTGATATTTGGGTAATTGCATTTGTAATTTTATTTCAACCTGAAATTAGAAGACTATTGGTTTTATTGGCTCGAAATCGTTTCTTTAGAGTCTTTGCAAAAACAGAATCTCACGAAGTTTCTGATGTTATAGTTGATGCGGCGTTTCAGTTATCGCAGCATCAGCACGGTGCATTAATTGTTTTAATAAAATCATCAGGAATAAGGGGTTTTGCGGAAACGGGCGAAATAATAAATGCACGATTGAGTGCCCCATTACTTACTTCAATTTTTTATCCACGCTCTGCGCTACACGATGGAGCTGTAATTGTTAATAAAAGCTTTATTGAAGCCGCCAGATGTACACTACCTCTTTCTCAATCAACTTCCATCAAAGGCGAAGCGTTGGGAATGAGACACCGCGCTGGACTAGGAATTTCTGAACAAGCAGATGTGATTAGCGTAATAGTTTCAGAAGAAACAGGAAGCATTTCGGTTGCTGAAAATGGTGAACTTGTGAAAGGATTATCAAAAGAAGCTCTTAGACGAAGGATAAATAGGGGATTAAGAGCACCGGAGAAAAAAGGATGGAAAGGATTTATTGACCAGCTTAAATCAAAAAGTTAA
- the folP gene encoding dihydropteroate synthase, which yields MINPKYKFRNKELDFDLPKIMGIVNVTPDSFSDGGKYFSLDKAIDHALKLIDDGADIIDIGGESTRPGSNPVSINEELDRTIPVIKKIFELRKDSLISIDTTKSEVAKQSLDSGAQIVNDISGLTFDENMIGTAKKFDACVVIMHIKGNPKTMQENPEYENVVKDVYDFLLVQSIKSKQNGVEKIIVDPGIGFGKTVENNFTLIKNLDYFQSLSYPIMIGLSKKSFIGKTLNLDLDQREIGTVILETISVLKSARIIRTHNVEYCNQIVKLVSHIL from the coding sequence ATGATCAATCCTAAATACAAATTCAGAAATAAAGAACTAGATTTTGATCTTCCCAAGATAATGGGAATAGTTAATGTTACACCTGATTCATTTTCTGATGGTGGAAAATATTTTTCATTAGATAAAGCGATTGACCATGCATTAAAGTTAATTGATGATGGTGCAGATATAATAGATATTGGCGGCGAATCCACCCGCCCGGGTTCTAATCCTGTTTCTATTAATGAAGAATTAGACAGAACGATTCCTGTTATAAAAAAAATATTTGAATTAAGAAAAGATAGCTTAATCTCTATTGACACAACTAAAAGTGAAGTAGCAAAACAAAGTCTAGATTCTGGTGCTCAAATTGTAAATGACATAAGCGGTTTAACCTTTGATGAAAACATGATAGGCACTGCAAAAAAATTTGATGCTTGCGTTGTAATTATGCACATCAAAGGCAACCCTAAAACGATGCAAGAGAATCCAGAATATGAAAATGTAGTAAAAGATGTTTATGATTTTTTACTTGTACAAAGTATTAAATCAAAACAAAATGGTGTTGAAAAAATAATTGTTGATCCTGGAATTGGATTTGGAAAAACTGTTGAAAATAATTTTACACTAATTAAGAATTTAGATTACTTCCAATCGCTAAGCTATCCGATAATGATTGGCCTATCAAAAAAGTCTTTTATTGGTAAAACTTTAAATCTGGATCTCGATCAAAGAGAAATTGGGACTGTAATTTTAGAAACAATTTCAGTTTTAAAATCAGCAAGAATAATTCGTACGCACAATGTAGAATATTGTAATCAAATAGTTAAATTAGTCTCACACATTCTCTAA